DNA from Colletotrichum higginsianum IMI 349063 chromosome 7 map unlocalized unitig_7, whole genome shotgun sequence:
AAGACACGCCGCACCAAAGCATGGAATGAAATCCTAGCCTAGTCAGAAAGGCACCAAAATGCTACGGACGACAAAAGAGCGCTAAAAACCCTGAGGAGTCTGCATCACAATGTCCTTTTTTTCGTGCCCTACTCCAGAACTTTCATCGCTTGGAGGCAGAAGACTCGGTCGTTGGAGTCACGCGACGACTCTTGGactcatcgtcctcgtcctaTGTCCGAACCAAATCGGCGCAAATGGACGAGAGAAAATATTGTAATGACTGCACACAGTATGCCGTGGGAACCAAACTGCTGTCGGGGACGGACCCTCGTCTTAACAGATCTTGGCGTAAAGTCATGCTACTTCTGTTAGCCGCAGCATTAAGCTGATACCCAGTCCGAACACCATCCGTTTGTGTGAGCGCACGCTCTTGTCCCGAAACCGACGGAGCTGCAAACCAATGAAACCAGGAGGTCTGCGTCCATGCTCTCGATCCGAGAGTTCGAAGAAGCTTTTTGGAACCTTTGATCTGTGACAGATTCGGCAACTCTGACCAAATTGCTTTGGTATCCcttgtccccccccctccttcggTCCCAACAGCAGCGGGAGAGAAGATGGACATGCCATCTCGACAAACCTCCTCTGCGGCAAGGCATCCGAAACCATGATTCTACCCCGACGGCCTCCGCGCCTCACCTTGATCGTCGCCCTTGCcttcgtcgccatcctcctGCTCTACAACCCGTACTGGCTGTCCGCGTCGTCTGTCGGGAGCCCCAGGGCGCCAGAGTTGCCGCCGGTCAGCGTCCGGTTCCGTCCGAGTTCCTTCAACTGGTCGACCGCCCGCCAGTTTCATGCCGTTTCCGACCCTCTCACGCCTCTCCCGACAGGCAAGCCCCTCAGGCTCCCGCGCGTCCAACACGACTTCAGCACCGCGAACCCGCACCCTGAAGCTCAGAAGCGCCAGAAAGCCGTCCGGGACGTCTTCAAAAAGGGCTACGATAGCTACAAACGTCATGCGTGGACCCGGGACGAGCTCACGCCCGTGAGTGGCGGGGGAAAGGACACCTTTGGAGGATGGGCCGCCTCGTTGGTCGACTCGCTGGATACGCTGTGGATCATGGACTTCCGTGCCGAGTTCtgtgctgccgccgaggtcgcTGCCAAGATCGATTGGGCCAACACAACAGAGGCTAGTGCCAACATGTTTGAGACGACGATTCGGCACTTGGGCGGCCTTCTCAGCGCGTATGATCTCAGCGGTGAGGCGGCCCTCCTGGAGAAGGCGAAGGAGCTCGGAGACATGCTCTACATGGGCTTCGATACGCCCAATAGGATTCCCGGGTTCTGGTTGAATTTCGAAGACGCAAAGGAGGGGTCGCAGCTGGCCGGGACACACGACCCGTCGGCATCTCCCGGCTCACTATCCCTCGAGTTCACACACCTCTCGCAGCTCACCGGCGATGTCAAGTATttcgacgccgtcaaccGCATCACCCGCTTCTTCGAACGCACCCAGTACCGGTCCAAGCTCCCCGGAATGTGGCCCAAGATGATCAACTTTCGGGACGAGAGGGTCGACACCGACAACGGCTTCACGCTGGGCGCGCTCGCGGACTCGCTGTACGAGTACCTGCCCAAGATGTACactctcctcggcggcctggacAAGACCTACGAGAAGATGTACGTCGGCGCCATGGCGATCGTGGAGCAGCATCTGCTGTTCCGGCCGATGACGGAGGACAACGCCGACATCCtcttcgccggcgacgcctaCGTCAACATCGACCGGGTCGAccacgtcgccgagggccagcaCCTCTCCTGCTTCGTGGGAGGCATGCTGGGTCTGGGCGGCAAGCTGTTCGCCATCGACAAccacgtcgacctcggcgaccgCGTCGCCCGCGGCTGCGCCTGGGCCTACGACGCCATGCCGTCGGGCATCATGCCCGAGATATTCAACCTCATCGGCTGTttctcgacgacggagaagTGCCagtgggaggagaagagatggcaggacgagggcgacaagGGCCTGCACAAGGGCTTCAAGAACACGCGCGATCCCAAGTACATCCTCCGTCCCGAGGCCATTGAGAGCATATTCCTGCTCTACAGGATGACCGGGCGGCAGGACCTGCAGGAGATCGCCTGGAAAATGTTCCAGTCGGTCGTCAAAGCCACGGGGACGGAGTTGGCCAACTCTGCCATTGCCGACGTCACGGTTCCTCCTGACAAGACCCGGAAGACGGACTCGATGGAGGTATGTTCCCACGAcgactactactactactactgctaCTCCTTCTTATCTCACTCCTGATATCAAAAGGACATTGCTAACACAATCTCACTCTCAGAGCTTCTGGTTCTCCGAGACACTAAAGTACTATTATTTGATCTTCTCCCCTCCTGAGCTTCTAAGCCTGGACGAGTTTGTCTTCAACACCGAGGCACATCCTTTCAGGCTTCCGACATGATAGGTATAGTCCACTCTTGCTGTTGCTTCCTACATTAACGACAATCTCACTAATTAAAGTCTTTTACTAGCGTCACTTCGCCAGCGTTAAAGAAATCCTACTACATACAGtcaagggaggggggggtaGTAGACTTTGTTCGGATCAATGGACGGACCCTTGAGGATTATCAGGGCGCAGAGCAaccatcatcctcatcacGACAAGCACGGTGCAGACCGTATTTGATAAGGACAGAAGGGGGATCACACGCTCAGAACGCCGCGAACGCTACCTCCTAGAACGGGTATTGAAAAAACCGTATTCATTCATCAGTCTAGACTTCTCGCAATTACAAGACGAAGCCGCGTCGTTAATTCCCAGATCTTCTGAGACGTGCTTGGAAGTCAACGTGTTGAGAACATACAGAAAGGAAGAATTTCTGTGTTTTCTAGCAGTGCTCACGGGGTCCAAGAGCTTTCGCTGTAGGGAACAGAAGCACTCGTGCTGCGGTCCCATCTCTGTCCTGTGGGAGCAATGGTCAGTTGGCCTGGCACCGGTCAGTCCTTGGGTGTAGTTTGATTGGCGCATCCGTGGCTGTTCCTAGTGAGGCCCATGTAAGTTGGAAACAAACTTTCGCACATAGCATGTCCCCGTTGACGATGACACCTCAAGTCTCTGACTGACTAGTCCCGTGCAGGGATAAGTACTATGCAGTTGGCCGAAATCTCGCTGCAGAAACTTGTCGCCCTTGTCTGTTCTCTCCATTTTTCTGGACGAAAAGCTCCCGAGATACAGATACATGGAGACCATCTTGGCGCCCGTGTAGATGCAAAGTGGGCAGCTTGATCACCATGTCATCCTCTTCGCGGCCTGATTGCATGTAATATGCCCCGTAGCAATGTCACTGAAGCCGGAGCAGACGACGATGCCAAACTCGAGCCTGGGGGAGCCAAGGTATCAGCCCGACTTGCTGCTCCCAAATGGAGATGCTTGCAACAAGCGAGAGACGGCTCAACGGATTGAGTGAGCGAGAATCTGATAAACCATTAGTCTTCTCCACACTATTCAAAGTTACAGCCGATACCGGCAAGCGTTGGAAATTTCATTTTTTTAACGTTATCAGATCATTGCAAGTGCTCCACTATCTGGGTTGAGTCGGGTAAATCATCCTTGCACACCTATGTGTTGATCCCACTGCTTTTTGAATCCACGAAGCTGTCAGATTGGACCATCTAACGCGTGGGGAGTGGGCCGGCGGACTTACTCCTGTTCCCTAGGCCGTAGGATTCAATAAGGATTAATATCTACCAGGTAGATGATTCGATAGAGCTGAGGAGTGGACAAGAGGACGGAGGTAACCGGGGAGAGGGCAACAAGTGCGGCGCTTCTGGGACGTGTACATGTGCGGGAAAAGTGTCCTTGTGTAAAAATATTTCTTCTAATGACATTCTCTCTTCGCTTCCCGACCCATCTCTGACCTCTGCAACCGGCAGTACGCAACCACGATCCCTTCAGGCCGAGGACAAGATGTCAACGCCAGCTGGAGCCTCGGGCACCCAGCCCAACAATGGCAAAGACGGAGACGTGTCGGTCTCGAGCTCACAAAAGGCGTTTCCCGACCGGGTAGACGTTGACCGACGCG
Protein-coding regions in this window:
- a CDS encoding alpha-1,2-Mannosidase, whose product is MILPRRPPRLTLIVALAFVAILLLYNPYWLSASSVGSPRAPELPPVSVRFRPSSFNWSTARQFHAVSDPLTPLPTGKPLRLPRVQHDFSTANPHPEAQKRQKAVRDVFKKGYDSYKRHAWTRDELTPVSGGGKDTFGGWAASLVDSLDTLWIMDFRAEFCAAAEVAAKIDWANTTEASANMFETTIRHLGGLLSAYDLSGEAALLEKAKELGDMLYMGFDTPNRIPGFWLNFEDAKEGSQLAGTHDPSASPGSLSLEFTHLSQLTGDVKYFDAVNRITRFFERTQYRSKLPGMWPKMINFRDERVDTDNGFTLGALADSLYEYLPKMYTLLGGLDKTYEKMYVGAMAIVEQHLLFRPMTEDNADILFAGDAYVNIDRVDHVAEGQHLSCFVGGMLGLGGKLFAIDNHVDLGDRVARGCAWAYDAMPSGIMPEIFNLIGCFSTTEKCQWEEKRWQDEGDKGLHKGFKNTRDPKYILRPEAIESIFLLYRMTGRQDLQEIAWKMFQSVVKATGTELANSAIADVTVPPDKTRKTDSMESFWFSETLKYYYLIFSPPELLSLDEFVFNTEAHPFRLPT